A genomic window from Musa acuminata AAA Group cultivar baxijiao unplaced genomic scaffold, Cavendish_Baxijiao_AAA HiC_scaffold_331, whole genome shotgun sequence includes:
- the LOC135657979 gene encoding NAD(P)H-quinone oxidoreductase subunit K, chloroplastic-like, with protein sequence MGNEFRCIGCICIYRSFNFCAYPNCWFSLCMAKRSIGMVLTEYSDNQNKNEGKDYIETVMNLIEFPLVDKTITNSVISTTLNDLSNWSRLSSLWPLLYGTSCCFIEFASLIGSRFDFDRYGLVPRSSPRQADLILTAGTVTMKMAPSLVRLYEQMPEPKYVIAMGACTITGGMFSTDSYSTVRGVDKLIPVDVYLPGCPPKPEAVIDAITKLRKKISREIFEDRTVSQQENRCFTTNHKFCVRRSTHTGNYDQELLYQSPSTSEIPSETFFKSKSSVSPHELVNQTR encoded by the coding sequence ATGGGCAATGAGTTTCGATGTATTGGGTGTATCTGTATTTATCGAAGCTTTAATTTTTGTGCTTATCCCAATTGTTGGTTCAGTTTATGCATGGCGAAAAGGAGCATTGGAATGGTCTTAACTGAATATTcagacaatcaaaataaaaatgaaggaaaagattacATTGAGACAGTTATGAATTTGATTGAGTTTCCCTTAGTTGACAAAACAATTACCAATTCAGTTATTTCAACTACATTGAATGATCTTTCGAATTGGTCAAGACTTTCCAGTTTATGGCCGCTTCTATACGGTACCAGTTGTTGTTTCATTGAATTTGCTTCATTAATAGGCTCGCGATTCGACTTTGATCGTTATGGATTGGTACCAAGATCGAGTCCTAGACAAGCAGACCTAATTTTAACAGCCGGCACAGTAACAATGAAAATGGCTCCTTCTTTAGTAAGATTATATGAGCAAATGCCTGAACCAAAATATGTCATTGCTATGGGAGCTTGTACTATTACAGGAGGGATGTTCAGTACTGATTCTTATAGTACTGTTCGTGGAGTCGATAAGCTAATTCCTGTCGATGTCTATTTGCCGGGCTGCCCACCTAAACCAGAGGCGGTTATAGATGCTATAACGAAACTTCGTAAGAAAATATCTCGAGAAATCTTTGAAGATAGAACTGTGTCTCAACAGGAAAATCGATGTTTTACTACCAATCACAAGTTTTGTGTTAGACGCAGTACTCATACTGGAAATTATGATCAAGAATTGCTCTATCAATCACCATCTACTTCAGAGATACCTTCTGAAACATTTTTCAAATCCAAAAGTTCagtatctccccatgaattagtgAATCAGACAAGGTAA
- the LOC135657978 gene encoding ribulose bisphosphate carboxylase large chain codes for MSCREGLMSPQTETKASVGFKAGVKDYKLNYYTPDYEVKDTDILAAFRVTPQPGVPPEEAGAAVAAESSTGTWTTVWTDGLTSLDRYKGRCYHIEAVVGEENQYIAYVAYPLDLFEEGSVTNMFTSIVGNVFGFKALRALRLEDLRIPTSYSKTFQGPPHGIQVERDKLNKYGRPLLGCTIKPKLGLSAKNYGRAVYECLRGGLDFTKDDENVNSQPFMRWRDRFLFCTEALFKAQAETGEIKGHYLNATAGTCEEMMKRAICARELGVPIVMHDYLTGGFTANTSLAHYCRDNGLLLHIHRAMHAVIDRQKNHGMHFRVLAKALRMSGGDHIHAGTVVGKLEGEREMTLGFVDLLRDDYIEKDRSRGIFFTQDWVSMPGVLPVASGGIHVWHMPALTEIFGDDSVLQFGGGTLGHPWGNAPGAVANRVALEACVQARNEGRDLAREGNEIIREASKWSPELAAACEVWKEIKFEFEPVDKLDKEKK; via the coding sequence ATGAGTTGTAGGGAGGGACTTATGTCACCACAAACAGAGACTAAAGCAAGTGTTGGATTTAAAGCTGGTGTTAAAGATTACAAATTGAATTATTATACTCCTGACTACGAAGTCAAAGATACTGATATCTTGGCAGCATTCCGAGTAACTCCTCAACCTGGAGTTCCGCCCGAAGAAGCAGGGGCTGCGGTAGCTGCCGAATCTTCTACTGGTACATGGACAACTGTGTGGACTGATGGACTTACCAGTCTTGATCGTTACAAAGGGCGATGCTACCACATCGAGGCCGTTGTTGGGGAGGAAAATCAATATATTGCTTATGTAGCTTATCCTTTAGACCTTTTTGAAGAAGGTTCTGTTACTAACATGTTTACTTCCATTGTGGGTAATGTATTTGGTTTCAAAGCCTTACGAGCTCTACGTCTGGAGGATCTGCGAATTCCCACTTCTTATTCCAAAACTTTCCAAGGCCCGCCTCACGGCATTCAGGTTGAAAGAGATAAGTTGAACAAGTATGGTCGTCCCCTATTGGGATGCACTATTAAACCAAAATTGGGATTATCTGCAAAAAACTACGGTAGAGCGGTTTATGAATGTCTACGTGGTGGACTTGATTTTACCAAAGATGATGAAAACGTAAACTCACAACCATTTATGCGTTGGAGAGATCGTTTCTTATTTTGCACCGAAGCACTTTTTAAAGCGCAGGCCGAAACAGGTGAAATCAAAGGACATTACTTGAATGCTACTGCGGGTACatgtgaagaaatgatgaaaagggCCATATGTGCCAGAGAATTAGGAGTTCCTATCGTAATGCATGACTACTTAACTGGTGGATTCACTGCAAATACTAGCTTGGCTCATTATTGCCGTGACAACGGCCTACTTCTTCACATCCATCGCGCAATGCATGCAGTTATTGATAGACAGAAAAATCATGGTATGCATTTCCGTGTACTAGCTAAAGCATTACGTATGTCTGGTGGAGATCATATTCACGCCGGTACAGTAGTAGGTAAACTGGAAGGGGAACGTGAGATGACTTTAGGTTTCGTTGATTTATTACGTGATGATTATATCGAAAAAGACCGAAGTCGCGGTATTTTCTTCACTCAAGATTGGGTCTCTATGCCAGGTGTTCTGCCCGTGGCTTCAGGGGGTATTCATGTTTGGCATATGCCTGCTCTGACCGAAATCTTTGGGGATGATTCCGTACTACAGTTTGGCGGAGGAACTTTAGGACACCCTTGGGGAAATGCACCTGGTGCAGTAGCTAATAGGGTGGCTTTAGAGGCGTGTGTACAAGCTCGTAATGAGGGACGTGATCTTGCTCGTGAAGGTAATGAAATTATCCGTGAAGCTAGCAAATGGAGCCCTGAACTAGCCGCTGCTTGTGAAGTATGGAAAGAGATCAAATTCGAATTCGAACCAGTAGATAAGCTagataaagagaaaaagtaa